Proteins from a genomic interval of Malassezia vespertilionis chromosome 9, complete sequence:
- the POB3 gene encoding FACT complex subunit (EggNog:ENOG503NWB9; BUSCO:EOG09261WVT; COG:B) — protein sequence MTTQFDNIYHGAGKVLGKIRFSGAGLGWKPLEEGATVTIPAQQATSFTWVRVARNFQLSIALKGIEDEKEDVGRGYRASFENFQRDDYDRLAEALREYFDKPLEAVDVSTRGWNWGEAEVDDHDMKFTVRKKLAFALPLSSIANSNIAGRTEVSMEFLNPQQQQPGQNTGAAKDEHGLPFNGPKRNRPDELVEMRLYIPGEVERDDEEARGDGSEEEEEEEEEESAAVAFHNAIKSKADIGQVAGDGILVLKEVLVLTPRGRYDIELFPQFLRLRGKTYDYKILYSSITHLFLLPKPDDIHVLFVVALEPPIRQGQTLYPYLVLQFPREEEMDAELNLDDETIQTQYEGKLKKRYEEPTFRIVTNLFRVLSEQKVSVPTGFTSSVGQESVRCNVKANDGNLYPLNKSLIWVSKQPVLIPYSDVQQIVFSRVGGAIASAKTFDMRVATRHSGDHTFQSVNREELDSLNNYFAERKLRIKNELMDEGAGLGAGVDELLGDEEGKLAGSDDDDEEDDDFDDESSDDGGSPSEASSNEDDEDGAAYEDEEEKPKLKKLKTGPTSAGKSTLVENLLAVLQPPASDAEAKASPIASASVLHQDDFCPPTDQMPWSAKHQVTDWDTPHGSSDYRRLEQVIRYTMDHGDLPRDFESHEYRRSSYASTMRPAELEAWRTKFHAPRAAPVLVSRDGRKASRVHILIVEGFLTFFDTRVLNLIDVRIFLRVSKATMKQRRENRPDYVLDNGSVWHDPPFYFDEIVWPAYLEAHAAMFENNDVETGAPLTASPADRHDGGPVQHLVVIEGESMAPEAVAHASCEAIWSFGWQ from the exons ATGACGACGCAGTTCGATAATATTTACCACGGCGCCGGCAAGGTGCTAGGTAAAATACGCTTTTCGGGCGCAGGACTCGGCTGGAAGCCCCTTGAGGAGGGTGCGACTGTGACGATTCCCGCGCAGCAGGCAACGAGCTTCACATGGGTTCG TGTTGCGCGCAACTTTCAGCTCAGTATCGCGTTAAAAGGTATAGAAGATGAAAAGGAAGACGTCGGACGTGGATACCGCGCCAGCTTTGAAAatttccagcgcgacgaCTACGATCGTttggccgaggcgcttcGCGAATACTTTGACAAGCCGCTCGAGGCGGTGGATGtaagcacgcgcggctggaACTGGGGCGAGGCCGAGGTGGACGACCACGATATGAAGTTTACGGTGCGAAAAAAGCTTGCGTTTGCACTTCCACTCTCGAGCATTGCCAATAGCAACATTGCCGGCCGTACGGAAGTCAGCATGGAATTCCTCAAtccgcagcagcagcagccgGGGCAGAACACGGGTGCGGCAAAAGACGAGCATGGCCTTCCTTTCAATGGACCGAAGCGCAACAGGCccgacgagctcgtcgagaTGCGCTTGTACATTCCCGGCGAAGTCGAGCGTGACGAtgaagaggcgcgcggcgatggctctgaggaggaggaggaagaagaagaagaagagaGCGCTGCAGTTGCGTTTCACAATGCGATCAAATCTAAGGCCGATATTGGGCAGGTTGCAGGCGATGGCATTCTCGTGCTCAAAGAGGTGCTTGTGCTCACACCGCGTGGCCGCTACGATATCGAGCTTTTTCCACAGTtcttgcgcctgcgcggAAAGACGTACGACTACAAAATTTTGTACAGCTCCATCACGCATCTATTTCTCCTGCCAAAGCCTGACGATATCCATGTGCTTTTTGTCGTCGCACTGGAGCCTCCTATTCGTCAGGGCCAGACGCTGTACCCGTACCTCGTGCTCCAATTCCCGCGCGAGGAAGAAATGGATGCGGAGCTCAATCTCGACGACGAGACGATCCAGACGCAGTACGAAGGCAAGCTCAAGAAGCGCTACGAGGAGCCTACGTTTCGTATCGTGACGAACTTGTTCCGTGTGCTCTCGGAGCAAAAGGTCAGCGTCCCTACTGGCTTTACCAGTTCTGTGGGGCAGGAAAgtgtgcgctgcaatgTGAAGGCGAACGACGGCAACTTGTACCCGCTGAACAAGAGCTTGATTTGGGTCTCGAAGCAGCCCGTGCTGATTCCCTACAGCGATGTACAGCAGATTGTGTTCAGTcgcgtcggcggcgcgattgCTAGTGCAAAGACATTTGACATGCGCGTCGCCACACGGCACAGCGGCGACCATACTTTTCAGTCGGTCAACCGCGAGGAGCTGGATAGCTTGAACAACTACTttgcggagcgcaagcttCGTATCAAGAACGAGCTCATGGACGAAGGCGCGGGGCTGGGTGCAGGCGTTGACGAACTGCTTGGCGACGAAGAAGGGAAGCTGGCAGGCAGcgacgatgacgacgaagaagaTGACGACTTTGATGACGAGTCTTCGGACGATGGCGGAAGCCCTTCGGAGGCGTCCAGCAAtgaggacgacgaggatggGGCTGCGTATgaggacgaagaagagAAGCCGAAGCTCAAGAAACTAAAGAC CGGGCCTACCAGTGCCGGAAAGTCAACATTGGTTGAAAACCTGCTGGCTGTTTTGCAGCCGCCGGCGTCGGACGCGGAAGCGAAAGCGTCGCCCATCGCCTCCGCGTCGGTTTTGCACCAGGATGACTTTTGCCCGCCCACAGACCAGATGCCGTGGAGTGCGAAGCACCAGGTGACGGATTGGGATACACCCCATGGCTCT AGCGACTACCGACGACTTGAGCAAGTGATACGGTACACGATGGACCATGGCGACCTTCCACGCGATTTTGAAAGCCACGAGTACCGCAGGAGTAGCTATGCAAGTACGATGCGCCCCGCAGAGCTGGAGGCGTGGCGTACCAAGTTTCATGCTCCGCGGGCGGCCCCGGTGCTCGTCTCGAGAGACGGGCGCAAAGCGTCGCGTGTGCATATTCTAATTGTCGAGGGGTTCCTTACTTTTTTTGACACACGCGTACTCAATTTAATCGATGTGCGCATATTCCTGCGCGTTTCGAAGGCAACGATGAAGCAAAGGCGCGAAAATAGGCCAGACTATGTGTTGGATAACGGCAGTGTATGGCACGATCCGCCGTTTTACTTTGACGAAATTGTCTGGCCCGCGTACTTGGAAGCACACGCGGCCATGTTTGAAAACAACGACGTCGAGACTGGCGCACCGCTCACCGCGAGTCCGGCAGATAGGCACGATGGTGGACCGGTGCAGCATCTCGTGGTCATCGAAGGCGAATCTATGGCACCAGAGGCCGTTGCACACGCATCCTGCGAAGCAATTTGGTCTTTCGGGTGGCAGTAA
- the NPY1 gene encoding NAD(+) diphosphatase (COG:L; EggNog:ENOG503NY2X) translates to MAAKNTVNFFVGSRLHRASWLRESSAYLNQAVSSTQAKFILLDQGNPVVCTDGTKESLALFSWPDVKDTVLGMVHECGNSNTADVYGPAAYNLKARDGEENAKLFQSVTKNIVSPALSLVFLGIDSEGVDSIATYTTLEGGDGRTLAIPPGSPYFALSLSFRAPGMQDKTMGNALLEKVTNEGYEVLDMRIVVLRGGLNGEDSAIVAYARTLLDWNERYTHCPGCGSRQFSAWGGHKRTCGSVVRRTTQGTPAVLENVHTEPVPASAPLCASVKSLQNYSYPRTDPVVVLGIVRHDGNTILLGRQAMWPKGLYSCPAGFVEPGETLEEAVRREGIEETGIKIDSVVYYSSQPWPLPANLMFGMFGIAAKDQPKERTDLDAELSDVFYATREQVQAAVNAAAKAQGAKKNTPTHNGEKFFAILALGVEGAAYFPGPFFVPFPNLQQALKNNTPIRTNARSCTILPNFVGLKFLVHNGKHHMPISVTEEMVGHKLGEFAPTRKRFSYRLTKNK, encoded by the exons ATGGCAGCCAAGAATACCG TTAACTTTTTTGTAGGCAGCCGGTTACACCGTGCTTCATGGCTGCGTGAATCGTCGGCATACTTGAACCAGGCGGTCAGCAGCACACAGGCCAAGTTCATCCTTCTCGATCAAGGCAACCCTGTCGTGTGTACAGACGGCACCAAGGAGAGCCTCGCGCTATTTAGCTGGCCTGACGTGAAGGACACTGTGCTTGGTATGGTACATGAGTGTGGCAACTCAAATACGGCAGACGTCTACGGCCCTGCCGCGTACAACTTAAAGGCACGCGACGGGGAAGAAAATGCGAAACTGTTCCAGAGCGTAACAAAGAACATCGTTTCGCCCGCACTCTCGCTCGTATTCCTTGGTATTGATAGCGAGGGCGTGGATTCGATTGCCACGTACACGACTCTCGAGGGTGGGGACGGCCGCACCTTGGCCATCCCACCGGGGTCGCCCTACTTTGCCCTTTCCCTCTCGTTCCGCGCGCCAGGGATGCAGGACAAGACGATGGGCAATGCACTGCTGGAAAAGGTCACAAATGAGGGCTACGAGGTGCTGGATATGCGCATTGTCGTCCTCCGCGGTGGTTTGAACGGAGAGGATTCGGCTATCGTTGCCTATGCACGCACGTTGCTCGATTGGAACGAGCGCTACACGCATTGCCCGGGCTGCGGCAGCAGACAATTCTCTGCTTGGGGTGGGCACAAGCGCACTTGCGGTTCAGTCGTCCGTCGTACGACACAAGGTACACCGGCTGTTTTGGAAAATGTGCACACGGAGCCCGTACcggcctcggcgccgcTATGTGCATCGGTAAAAAGCTTGCAGAATTACTCCTATCCGCGCACGGATCCTGTCGTGGTGTTGGGTATCGTCCGCCACGACGGCAACACCATCTTGCTGGGACGCCAGGCCATGTGGCCGAAAGGACTATACTCGTGCCCTGCTGGGTTTGTTGAGCCAGGCGAGACACTCGAGGAGGCTGTGCGTCGTGAGGGCATTGAGGAGACTGGTATTAAAATTGATTCGGTCGTCTATTACAG CTCGCAGCCGTGGCCACTCCCTGCAAACCTCATGTTCGGCATGTTTGGCATTGCTGCCAAGGACCAGCCGAAGGAACGCACAGATTTGGATGCAGAGCTTTCCGATGTGTTCTACGCAACGCGCGAGCAGGTGCAGGCTGCAGTGAACGCCGCAGCGAAGGCACAGGGCGCGAAGAAAAATACGCCGACACACAACGGCGAGAAATTCTT TGCGATactcgcgctcggcgtggaAGG GGCTGCTTACTTTCCAGGCCCCTTTTTTGTGCCATTCCCTAATCTACAGCAGGCGCTGAAGAATAACACGCCGATCAGGACAAatgcacgcagctgcaccaTTTTGCCAAACTTTGTCGG ACTTAAGTTCCTTGTTCACAATGGGAAGCACCATATGCCTATCTCGGTCACGGAAGAAATGGTTGGGCATAAATTGGGCGAGTTTGCGCCTACACGAAAACGCTTTAGCTACCG CTTGACCAAGAACAAGTGA
- a CDS encoding uncharacterized protein (TransMembrane:2 (o503-521i533-553o); COG:K; EggNog:ENOG503Q0SH), translating into MGAERHKQRRPRKNLSCIPCKDRKIKCDRNVPQCASCVARGITIQCRWGDERDDVKPDKGPEPWYEEQKPLKSTVPQPAKHIFLDTLPMLPTILLAELVETDMFRWRKEMQTHLDKLPGWEATLDMVSFYMSNMEPIICCMNSAIFNRQLHDLWVQLTWVYGSAKPKSIAESIAGSLGAAPVPREVQEMLFWTDARNYGLLALLFIIINTVEQVKRSDAAFQQDSLDETTAKPCIYFLQHSNYLEEPTLWTLQTCVLLQHYYFRSSRIALGAAWSATAVHLAKLMGLNRLGSAVKDIMHLQMKQETAEDHMLIGMPWARAFAPGDPPQRELGRKIWSTLVTMDWYKSLHVNFNHMVSDNMNYTDLPLALEDDELERMASMSLETLQNRDRVSPNLYVQHQFRIARVVRDISEISLQRLSQGLSVKLPYEHLLEIDSRLHRILQSLPDVLRFDGVTENTQHIRQIHASHSYLPLQRLFMQASVHSRLLRMHMHFLTDGLEDTQYRYSANTCIASACIVIAVWEELQRAKNPQEILNYMMRWHLMVSALALFYVLEFLAKHPECDGMSEEIRTPKLRHAFIIVTAFLEKLKPFMPFDKYGIQANPIDGLSRYSDHLRAQDQNTKGLRMESGIPAVPMAQRAGLAELEPPAWVESSWTLDDAALLSAIQQWLLGEEGGAGVPGWSTMPLHNTTM; encoded by the coding sequence ATGGGGGCGGAGCGGCACAAACAGCGTCGCCCGCGCAAGAATCTGAGCTGTATCCCATGTAAGGACCGCAAGATCAAATGTGACAGAAACGTCCCGCAGTGTGCTTCCTGTGTTGCGCGCGGAATTACAATACAGTGTCGCTGGGGCGatgagcgcgacgatgtAAAGCCGGATAAAGGCCCGGAACCCTGGTACGAGGAGCAGAAGCCGTTGAAAAGTACGGTGCCGCAGCCGGCCAAGCACATATTCCTCGATACACTGCCTATGCTGCCCACAATTTTGCTTGCGGAGCTGGTCGAGACGGACATGTTTCGATGGCGCAAAGAGATGCAGACGCATTTGGACAAACTGCCTGGCTGGGAAGCGACACTAGACATGGTATCGTTCTACATGTCGAATATGGAACCGATAATATGCTGCATGAATTCAGCAATATTTAATAGGCAGCTGCATGATCTTTGGGTGCAGCTCACTTGGGTGTACGGCTCGGCCAAGCCAAAGAGCATTGCAGAGAGCATTGCCGgctcgctcggcgctgcacctgTCCCACGAGAAGTACAAGAGATGCTGTTTTGGACAGATGCACGCAATTATGGACTCTTGGCGCTGCTATTCATTATCATCAACACCGTCGAGCAAGTCAAGCGTTCTGACGCCGCATTCCAGCAAGATTCCTTAGACGAGACTACAGCAAAACCGTGCATCTATTTCCTGCAGCACTCCAATTACCTGGAGGAGCCTACTCTGTGGACACTGCAGACATGTGTACTGTTACAGCACTACTACTTCCGCAGTTCGCGGAttgcgctgggcgctgcatggagcgcgacggcggtgCACCTCGCGAAACTCATGGGTCTGAACCGGTTGGGGAGTGCAGTGAAGGATATCATGCATTTGCAAATGAAGCAGGAGACGGCAGAAGACCACATGCTAATTGGAATGCCTTGGGCacgcgcgtttgcgcctgGCGATCCGCcacagcgcgagctggGCCGCAAAATATGGAGCACACTTGTGACAATGGACTGGTACAAGTCGCTGCATGTCAATTTTAACCATATGGTGTCGGACAACATGAACTATACTGACCTCCCACTCGCGCTAGAAGACGACGAGTTGGAGCGGATGGCGTCCATGTCTTTGGAAACCTTGCAGAATCGCGACCGTGTCTCTCCCAACCTGTACGTACAACACCAGTttcgcattgcgcgcgttgTACGCGATATTTCGGAAATATCCTTGCAGCGGCTCAGCCAAGGACTCTCGGTCAAACTGCCGTACGAGCATCTATTGGAAATTGATAGCCGCCTGCACCGTATTCTGCAGTCCTTGCCAGACGTGCTGCGTTTCGACGGGGTGACGGAAAACACGCAGCACATACGGCAGATCCATGCTTCGCACTCGTAcctgccgctgcagcggcttTTTATGCAGGCGTCCGTGCACAGCCGCTTACTGCGCATGCATATGCACTTTCTCACCGACGGTTTGGAAGATACACAGTACCGCTACTCGGCCAATACCTGCATCGCGAGTGCGTGCATTGTGATCGCAGTGTGGGAagagctgcagcgtgccaagAACCCCCAAGAGATTTTGAATTACATGATGCGGTGGCACCTGATGGTATCGGCATTGGCCCTCTTTTATGTACTCGAGTTTCTCGCCAAGCACCCAGAGTGCGATGGGATGTCGGAGGAGATACGAACGCCAAAACTGCGGCATGCATTCATCATCGTGACTGCGTTCTTAGAGAAGCTAAAACCTTTTATGCCGTTCGACAAGTACGGCATCCAAGCAAATCCAATCGATGGGCTGTCGCGATACAGCGACCATCTACGTGCGCAGGACCAAAACACCAAGGGGCTGCGTATGGAGTCTGGAATTCCCGCCGTgcccatggcgcagcgcgccggctTGGCGGAGCTGGAGCCGCCTGCGTGGGTAGAATCTTCCTGGACGCTGGACGACGCTGCATTGCTTTCCGCCATTCAGCAGTGGCTGCTGGGCGAAGAAGGAGGAGCGGGCGTTCCGGGGTGGAGTACAATGCCGCTGCATAATACGACGATGTAG
- the IPI1 gene encoding rRNA processing protein (COG:S; EggNog:ENOG503NZQK; TransMembrane:1 (i128-152o)): MAGKKRKAPTDFKKTRQKLGKGKQLASNATNTTFKAKSIALPQQSVTLDRSGSIRTRRNHTLQDLVQNTRHHAHGARKDAVHGLIELATTYPGFLEQEAPSMLHPVFPLVGDDNPAVRAAVAQYLKCALAMLTAAQFAPFLSTALLFITSALSHIRMAVRFDALRVLNLVLEHAGVQVTTGWQRALDSGVGEAHGQRILQAFFAMLGVAGDAARRKVQGAPSATPGSTSSIDLQPGDRLHVLRSLARFLHCATERAQCGAQIPLWPFQSALGSASELEDFAHLFDHARGIDVLQPFLERSLLGYAAFQAPMGMADAILQGARATQGQAPVSAHEQLAHLLHASLLATLLDALPAALAPEGVVHDVHLELVVEILSIFAVLWREIVTDYLAAQGTPAPLAILAQLHRFLSHLAPHFPIQPDSARKEGANTLLHLNAVYCELVALYMIAQAQAPQKKSAPVQHIDRTISYLAAQLAHDDSALSPEQYQSLIPTFWLLLTGPEYAEQRALMESLLRHAMKLPTTSPVKPLAFEFLARLATLHTYTSLRVPMDAVHGAQSVWHDWLLSLPRTLWEAATQAASKKSADTRLERMELAVLILQFLRRCLVQEDGVVFTTETLAALAKPLTPFFAMQHPSRGTIPGPVARLPEHARQIARAVALHAGMEDV, from the coding sequence ATGGCAGGGAAGAAGCGTAAGGCGCCAACAGACTTTAAAAAAACAAGGCAAAAGCTGGGCAAaggcaagcagctcgctTCCAATGCGACAAATACGACATTCAAGGCAAAATCTATCGCACTGCCGCAGCAGTCCGTCACGCTAGACCGCTCAGGCTCGATCCGTACGCGGCGGAATCACACTCTGCAGGATCTTGTGCAAAACACGCGACATCATgcacatggcgcgcgcaaagatgCAGTGCATGGCCTTATTGAGCTTGCTACAACGTACCCCGGATTCTTGGAACAGgaggcgccgagcatgctcCACCCCGTGTTTCCTTTGGTCGGCGACGACAACCCCgcagtgcgtgcggcggTCGCACAGTACCTGAAatgcgcgctcgccatgtTGACCGCAGCCCAGTTTGCGCCGTTCCTCTCGACGGCACTGCTCTTTATCACCTCCGCACTCTCGCACATTCGCATGGCGGTACGCTTCGACGCTCTGCGCGTGCTCAATTtggtgctcgagcatgccgGCGTCCAAGTCACAACCGGatggcagcgcgcgctggattcCGGTGTAGGAGAGGCGCATGGGCAGCGTATTTTGCAGGCGTTCTTTGCCATGCTCGGTGTCGCgggcgacgctgcgcgccgaaagGTGCagggcgcgccgagcgcgacgccagGATCGACGTCGTCGATTGACTTGCAGCCGGGCGACCGTCTGCATGTCTTGCGCAGCCTTGCTCGTTTTTTGCACTGCGCAACAGAGAGGGCGCAGTGCGGTGCGCAAATCCCTTTGTGGCCGTTCCAATCCGCGCTGGGCAGTGCGAGCGAGTTGGAGGATTTTGCACATCTGTTTGACCATGCACGTGGAATCGATGTGCTCCAGCCgttcctcgagcgcagtTTGCTGGGATATGCGGCGTTCCAAGCACCCATGGGAATGGCTGACGCGATActgcaaggcgcgcgtgcgacaCAGGGCCAAGCGCCCGTGTCTGCACACGAGCAACTCGCACACCTTCTGCATGCGTCGCTCCTTGCAacgctgctcgatgcatTGCCCGCTGCACTCGCGCCAGAGGGCGTCGTGCACGACGTCCACTTGGAGCTTGTTGTTGAGATCCTGTCTATCTTTGCGGTGCTGTGGCGTGAGATTGTAACAGACTACCTTGCCGCACAAGGgacgccagcgccgcttgcgattcttgcgcagctgcatcgcTTCCTTTCgcacctcgcgccgcattttcCCATCCAGCCGGAttccgcgcgcaaggaGGGTGCAaacacgctgctgcacctgAATGCTGTCTACTGCGAACTGGTTGCATTGTACATGATTGCAcaggcgcaagcaccgcagAAGAAAAGCGCACCTGTGCAGCATATAGACCGCACGATCTCCTatcttgcggcgcagctcgcgcatgaCGACAGCGCACTTTCGCCGGAGCAGTACCAGTCGCTCATCCCTACCTTTTGGCTCCTGCTCACTGGGCCAGAATAtgcagagcagcgcgcgctgatGGAGTCGCTCTTGCGGCACGCCATGAAACTGCCGACCACATCGCCGGTCAAGCCGCTTGCTTTTGAGTTTCTCGCACGGCTCGCCACGCTGCATACATACACGTCGTTGCGCGTGCCCATGGATGcggtgcacggcgcacagaGTGTCTGGCACGATTGGCTCCTCTCCCTTCCACGCACCCTGTGGGAggctgcgacgcaagcagcaaGCAAGAAATCCGCCGACACAAGGCTGGAGCGAATGGAGCTGGCCGTGCTAATTTTGCAAttcctgcggcgctgtcTCGTCCAGGAGGATGGGGTTGTGTTCACTACAGAGACGCTTGCCGCACTCGCAAAGCCGCTCACGCCATTTTTTGCGATGCAGCATCCCTCGCGGGGAACAATTCCAGGGCCCGTAGCGAGGCTGccggagcatgcgcggcagattgcacgcgcagtagcgctgcatgcaGGGATGGAGGACGTGTAG
- the GCV3 gene encoding glycine cleavage system H-protein subunit (BUSCO:EOG09264SUZ; COG:E; EggNog:ENOG503P4M7) — MSAFLRTVRPTYRAASRLAPCTAAPIRSLQTSRIAAAVKTLYTPEHEWIRYDDASNEGVIGITNHAQDSLGDVVFIELPSADLEVAKGDQIGSIESVKAASDIYSPVNGIVTDVNVQLGDQPNLVNKSAEADGWLAKVKLSNPSDLDELLNEEAYKATLE; from the exons ATGTCTGCCTTTTTGCGTACCGTCCGACCCACGTATCgtgctgcatcgcgccttgcgcctTGCACTGCGGCTCCTATCCGCTCGTTGCAGACATCACGTATTGCTGCGGCTGTCAAGACGCTGTACACGCCCGAGCACGAGTGGATCCGCTACGACGACGCGTCGAACGAAGGTGTAATTGGCATTACCAACCACGCCCAGGACAGTCTGGGTGACGTTGTGTTTATTGAGCTCCCGAGTGCTGATCTTGAGGTCGCCAAGGGAGACCAAATTGGCTCTATCGAGTCGGTCAAGGCCGCCTCCGACATCTACTCGCCGGTCAACGGCATCGTCACGGACGTGAATGTTCAACTCGGCGACCAGCCGAACCTGGTGAACAAGAGCGCCGAAGCGGATG GCTGGCTCGCAAAAGTGAAGCTCTCCAACCCTTCCGATTTGGACGAACTGTTGAACGAGGAGGCGTACAAAGCCACGCTCGAGTAG
- the ATG15 gene encoding triacylglycerol lipase (COG:G; EggNog:ENOG503NWX1; SECRETED:SignalP(1-24)), translating to MRTVARLGLVGAACIALLLYLAHSTSPHAHSSTIKRRVRRIRDIPAFLAARSDASAAQLAALAKMPIMRDEIELDTPNVTDRRVLLTLAHMATEAYYRTPDPIPDAPQWHWSSAFGWDKEGLRGHVFATQNNETVVVALKGTSASFLPGGATGGSDKENDNLLFSCCCARVTDAWSPVCDCFDALHKCDTQCVGRALIDRSLYYPAATELYNNMSYMYPHSQLWITGHSLGGVIGGFMGITFGVPAVTFETPGDRIAAERLHLPLPPPSYSDAEAYALAPVTHVYHTADALATGQCVGANSLCSRTGFAIETKCHTGQSIVYDTVGKLSWGVGVLSHRIVYVMEELLSVDWDVLVRRHGGKEQLPPVPDPARESACQDCSSWSFT from the coding sequence ATGCGAACAGTGGCGCGGCTTGGGCTGGTAGGTGCGGCATGCATTGCACTGTTGCTGTACCTAGCACATAGCACATCGCCGCATGCGCATTCAAGCACGAtcaagcggcgcgtgcgccgcatccgaGATATTCCGGCGTTTCTagccgcacgcagcgatgcgagcgcagcgcagcttgccgcgctggccAAAATGCCGATCATGCGGGACGAAATCGAGCTGGATACGCCGAATGTAACAGATCGTCGCGTACTGCTCACTCTCGCACATATGGCAACGGAGGCCTACTACCGCACGCCCGACCCCATtcccgatgcgccgcagtggCACTGGTCGAGTGCGTTTGGCTGGGACAAGGAGGGGCTGCGCGGCCATGTCTTTGCGACCCAGAACAACGAGACAGTTGTAGTCGCGCTTAAGGGTACAAGCGCATCCTTCCTGCCCGGTGGCGCTACGGGTGGCAGCGACAAGGAGAACGATAACTTGCTTTTTtcttgctgctgcgcaagagtCACCGACGCATGGAGCCCCGTATGCGACTGCTTTGACGCCTTACACAAGTGCGACACACAGTGTGTTGGCCGCGCACTGATCGATCGGTCGCTCTACTACCCCGCCGCAACTGAACTGTACAACAATATGTCGTACATGTACCCACACAGCCAGCTTTGGATCACCGGCCACAGCCTGGGCGGCGTGATTGGAGGTTTTATGGGAATCACATTCGGCGTTCCTGCCGTCACATTCGAGACACCGGGCGATCGCATTGCTGCAGAACGGCTGCATCTCCCCCTCCCGCCGCCCAGCTACAGCGATGCGGAGGCGTATGCTTTGGCGCCCGTTACGCATGTGTACCATACagccgatgcgctcgccacaGGCCAGTGTGTCGGTGCCAACAGCTTGTGCAGCCGGACGGGGTTTGCGATCGAGACCAAGTGCCACACGGGCCAAAGTATTGTGTATGATACTGTCGGCAAGCTGAGCTGGGGCGTCGGCGTGCTCTCGCACCGGATTGTGTACGTAATGGAGGAGCTGCTCTCTGTAGACTGGGACGTGCTCgtgcggcggcatgggGGAAAGGAGCAATTGCCGCCGGTGCCTGATCCTGCGCGCGAAAGCGCGTGCCAAgactgcagcagctggtcCTTTACATAG
- a CDS encoding uncharacterized protein (EggNog:ENOG503P8U5): MTTSRPALASEDNRGDMHPAFPPGFEKLGQSPDALAALQQLTKVLQQNGVDVTGKTRPSMVQLATLATKKEVREATAKVVEELKKVGVDLTPERLQSLMNGDFSSK, encoded by the exons ATGACTACGTCGCGCCCCGCGCTTGCTTCGGAAGACAACCGCGGCGATATGCACCCTGCATTTCCGCCTGGTTTTGAGAAGCTTGGCCAGTCGCCCGATGCACTTGCTGCACTGCAGCAGTTGACAAAGGTGCTGCAGCAGAACGGCGTGGATGTGACTGGAAAGACACGTCCCAGCATGGTTCAACTCGCCACTCTTGCGACCAAGAAGgaggtgcgcgaggcgaCGGCAAAGG TGGTCGAGGAGCTGAAAAAAGTTGGCGTCGATCTTACGCCGGAGCGCCTGCAGAGCCTTATGAATGGCGACTTTAGCAGCAAGTAA